From a region of the Rhinolophus sinicus isolate RSC01 linkage group LG04, ASM3656204v1, whole genome shotgun sequence genome:
- the PLPP6 gene encoding polyisoprenoid diphosphate/phosphate phosphohydrolase PLPP6: MPSPRRNVEGRPLGTSASSSSSSPGSPAHGGGGGSRFEFQSLLSSRAPVADPTCARLRASESPVHRRGSFPLTGAGPSQAPPPPLPEEDRMDLNPSFLGIALRSLLAIDLWLSKKLGVCAGESSSWGSVRPLMKLLEISGHGIPWLLGTLYCLSRSDSWAGREVLMNLLFALLLDLLLVALLKGLVRRRRPAHNQMDMFVTLSVDKYSFPSGHATRAALVSRFILNHLVLAIPLRVLVVLWAFILGLSRVMLGRHNVTDVAFGFFQGYMQYSIVDYCWLSPHNAPVLFVLWNQQ; encoded by the coding sequence ATGCCGAGCCCCCGGAGGAACGTCGAGGGACGCCCCCTGGGAACCTCCGCTtcaagcagcagcagcagccccggCAGCCCAGCccatggcggcggcggcggcagcaggtTTGAGTTCCAGTCCCTGCTCAGCAGCCGCGCGCCGGTCGCGGACCCCACCTGCGCCCGGCTCCGCGCGTCTGAGAGCCCCGTGCACCGCCGCGGCTCCTTCCCCCTGACGGGAGCGGGCCCCTCGCAGGCGCCCCCGCCCCCGCTGCCCGAGGAGGATCGTATGGACCTGAACCCGTCCTTCTTGGGCATCGCCCTGCGCTCCCTGCTGGCCATCGACCTGTGGCTGTCCAAGAAGCTGGGGGTGTGCGCGGGGGAGAGTTCGTCCTGGGGCAGCGTGCGGCCACTTATGAAGCTGCTGGAGATCTCAGGACACGGCATCCCCTGGCTGTTGGGCACCCTCTACTGCCTGTCCAGGAGCGACAGCTGGGCCGGGCGCGAGGTGCTGATGAACCTACTCTTCGCCCTGCTGTTGGACCTGCTGCTGGTGGCCCTGCTCAAGGGGCTGGTCCGCAGGCGCCGCCCGGCACACAATCAGATGGACATGTTTGTCACCCTCTCGGTGGACAAGTACTCCTTCCCCTCAGGCCATGCCACCAGGGCCGCCCTGGTGTCGCGGTTTATCTTGAACCACCTGGTGCTGGCTATTCCACTAAGGGTGCTGGTGGTCCTGTGGGCCTTCATCTTGGGCCTCTCCAGGGTCATGCTGGGGCGGCACAATGTCACCGACGTGGCATTTGGCTTTTTTCAGGGCTACATGCAGTACAGCATCGTGGACTATTGCTGGCTTTCACCGCACAATGCTCCAGTCCTCTTTGTACTGTGGAACCAACAATAA